In Lagenorhynchus albirostris chromosome 1, mLagAlb1.1, whole genome shotgun sequence, the sequence CTGTTATCCCCTGAATTCCTTTGACAGATCATTTCAAGACTATAAATCACATTCCAAGTTGTTAGTCTGAATTTTACCTCATTATTTTACATTACAAAGCCCTTCACATTTTCTGAATGTTTCACAATCAATTTTATTAGTCGTGCCTCACAATAACAGAACGCTGTTTGATAATGTTATGCTCTTCACTCCCCCACTTGCCTAAGGGGGTCAACTAGAGTGCGAGTAGGCAGAactgaacaaaaaaattcattttccagATCCCAGTCCTTTGTATACAGTTCAGAGGATAACTCTCCCCTGATCTCACTTccactttccttcctccctcacagTGAATGCGTGGGTTTTAGAATCAGAAAGGCAAGCGGTTCAACCTAATGCCGCTGCTTTGAATATATTCTCTAGCCATAGAGGACATACGCTCTGAAGTTGCTTTGACGCGCGCCAGCTTTAGCACAGAGAAGAAAGTTCCTAATTCCTCCCCACAATTTTGTTGTACTTGAAGGGAATCCAATGACAGAGGCCGTCTCTCCATTCTTTACTGCATAGAAGGGCCAAAGACATCACTTGACAGTTGTGTCAGACTCTCATAATATAGTTTTAATATTGCTGTAAGTCAATTACCTGGAAGCTCTGCCAGTTAACTAGCTATCTCTTGAGAACACGTAAATAAAATACTAGACTAAAACTATTCCTATAGGAAATAACTGATTTCTAACTGCATCAAAACCAAAAGTGGTTAAGTTGAATCAATAACACACAAAAATGGAGTACAAGAGTATGACATTCTTAGAAAATTATAAATCTCCTGACTGGAAGCAGGTAGATGACCCTCACAATCATcaaacttaatatttaaaaatccatactGAAAAACAAATCATGAAACAATTATGTATCTTATAAGAAGATCTGCTACAGGTTTCCTTACTATCGTTATCATTCTCTAGCCATAGAGGACATACGCACGCACACTGAGACATAtcttgagtaattttttttaaactccaaaaTGAGCCTATATATGacatattttaaatggttaaaaacctttaaaaaaacattcaaagGATGACAaattaaaggagagagagaagcagcacATGCTTTTTACCTCATGAGGTGGTAAGGGTTCCAAAGTAGGAATGATCTCACTTTCTTCACCTGTTTCTTTCTCATCATCTCCAAACAGACTTTTCATGGCCTTCTGCTGTGCTATAACGCTAGAATCTGAAGGAGCATCCACTTGCATTTCTGAGTCTTCTCCGTCATCCTTTAGTTCTCCTTCTTCTAAAATAACTCCTGTGTCCACTTTGGAAACTCTCATGTCTAAGACACCATCTATCCAAGCTAATTCAGCATCTTTTGCCTTACAAAACTGAAGGGAGCTGACAAGTGAATCTTTTAATCTCACCTAGATATGATgcaaaggggagggagagaaacaaTGCCCAAAGAGAATAACTTAACAATTAAATAtgatctattattattttctaactcTAGTACTGTGTATTAAAATTTGAAAGTCTTTCATTCATCTGATCTTCACTGTAACTGGTAATGACCTAATGGCCTGTAAAATCATAGGGCCCCTGTCTACTTTCTTAAGGTTCTTAACCTTGACTGTACATTGGGACCACacgggaattttttttttttttaacattaatgcCAGAGTCCCACCTCCAGTGATTCTAATATAACTGGTGAGACTAAGGCCAGAACATTGAGCCCCTTGACTCCCCCAGAGCTCTCCAGATGTGTAGCCGGGGTGGAGAACCACTGATCAGTCTCATCCCCTAGGACCTGATACTACTTCAGGAGTACTGAATGGCTTAGGGTTTCCTCAATATACCACGCAGTTTCACACCTCCATATTCCTGGAACGCTGCTTCCTCTTGTTCTGCCCAGAATGACGCTGCTGCCTGGTGAATTCCAATCCATTTTTTCCAAACAAATATAGACACCACTCTTGCCTTACCTGATACCATCTCCCACTACCAGATATGAGTTAATCAAGCCTTCCTCTGTGCCATTCCTGTTTTCTATACCtgtctccatttttttcaatTGGGAATAGAACCTTAACATCTGTGAATTTTTAGAAAACTTCTGAATTCCTAaacactccccattcccctcaccTCTATACTTTCACAAatgttgttccctctgcctggaacactttttctccctctctttacCACTCTATATGCCACCCTGACAACCCATCTAAATAGCCGTCGGGATTCAGCCTAGTTATCCCTTCCTCTGGGAAACTGTTTCTAAACCTCCCAAATTTGGGTTGGAATCTCCCTCTTTATACACTCATAGCATCCTGTACTTCCTCTATCAGAGGTATAACAGTATGATAAATGCTATTTCCTTGTTACAAGCCCCACAGACTATAAAATCTGCTAGGACAAGGGACCACATTTGTTTCACTCACCACTGTATTCCTAATCTATCTGTCCTAATCTGCAACAAAAAGTACTTATTTCTATGTGGCTCAAATGCCAGCATACTTACCTGGTAGATATGAGTTTCACTAGTGGCATCGACTGTTTCATGTAGCTTTGGCATGTACACTTTAATATCTTTCCCACCAAACCCACGGCAGCACTCTGCAAGATCCTGACTGGCCTCTGGTGGTCCATGGACAATGATCAACTGTCGTGGTTTCATCTgattgatgatttttttaatggaatcccCATCAGAGCGTCCTTCATAGTCTATGTAAGTAACCCTGGCTCTGTAATTACATGATTATTCAAGCTTACTTTTCTGGTAAGTTAATTCTAAAATTAGGTTTTTAATGGCTTTTATCATCAGGAAAGAAATGTATCAATATGTAGAATGAGGATTTGAGGAATACACGTGTTACATTGTTAATATGTATTTTTGAGCTCTTAGCCATACCCAAGAATGTACACTAGATGATACCACTAGACAAAAAGCCACTTTGCTCTctgataactttaaaaattatattccaaaaTGATCATTTACTGGTGTTAACTGCactaaacagagaaaaaaaggttCACAATTTTTTAAGGCACAGTGGTTATTTTTAAGACACAGTGGTATTTTTAAGATGTTAATGCACTCGCAGAGATGTTTGAGTCAAggagtttattttattaaacaagagtttagaaaaattaaacttGAAATTATATAAGCTCACCTGCTACTAGACTTACTAGAAAGACCAGAAAGAATGTTTTTTCACATACATGTACAATTTAAAGTTTAACCCCCTCCTCACCACCAATTCATTTTGGCATTCAAATATCattaatgaagggaaaaaaaacaccatacttcacaagaagaaaaaaattacattttaaaagcacaaacTTACTAGAGGATATTCAGAAATCTCACTTTTGAAACAATGTAAATTATGTGACTCAAGCGCTTGAAATTTTACCTCCTAATCTATGCTCAAAATGCAACAAGAGCACTTACTTTATTTCTATAGATTCTGTTGTAGAAATACACTTAGTAGGAACATCAGATAAATCCTGATCCATGGGTTCATCTCCATTTGTCAGGCCAGACtctaatttgcttttttcttcttcagtagcTTGAAGTTCTGGCACTAAGAAATCCTCTGGTCTAAATAAAAAGTCTCTAATTAGAAGCAGTAACAAGCAAGCCAATATTATTTAATACATACAACTAATTAGTAGATGGCATAATTTTTAGACTCCTCACATATATCAAGATTCAAATACACATTTGATCCAAAGTCAGTGCAACTTCACAATATCAATTATCAGATGACTGCATGTAttacgttcttcatgaccatcAAGGAGTAGTACACTTTAAAACACACCATGTGGGTGAGTGAAAAGGCCCTACCTACACACGTCATTAGAAGACCTTAGTGGCTATCGTAAGTATTCTTGCAACCCGGCCCTGCATTTGTTTCAGTAATTCTTTTTCTCAATTTCTGTGGTTTCTCTTGTCAATTTCCAGTCCTTATAAATCTCAGATCTCCTTTGGTTTCCTTAAGACACCCACATTATTCCTTCCCTGCCCGATGAAAGCAGATGACTCTCCATTTTTGCACATTACAGAGAAACCTGAGATACAAAATCATTAGCTCCCTCAAGAgctttcatctttatttcaacaaactactagcacaACTATTTTCCAATATCAGAGAGAgttctacattaaaattaaaaagcaaactttttttaatgttctctctAATCTCTATATTTATCATGCCCTCACACTCCTGAGAATCCAGGCCTCTGTCACCCAACATCTAGATTGCTGCAGGAGCCCAACATCTCCAACTGTAATCCACATAACAACTGTAGTAGCAACCACTTAAAGTGCGTTTACTATGAGTCAGGTTCTATGCTAAGTGCCTTCAAAAGCATAACCTCGTTGTATTCTTACCCCCATatttcagataagaaaattgaagctAAAGAGCACTGTCCATATGATAAACAGACTGGCCATTAATTAAGTGAAATGGTAAGCAAACTCACCAATACGGTTTAGATTGTTAGTTTTTCTCCCTACTATTTTAGAGGGCCAAGTAAACAGTAGAATTTTCCTAATTAAATTCAAGGATGACCTAAGACCATAGGCTCAAGATATTtacaaagaaagtaaaagagagGGAACTAACTGTGTTGCGGTGGCAAGGGAGAGACAGGAAAGTTTTCCAGTGGTTTGTGAGGCCAGATTCAGCAGCCTGAAAGCTTGGGATGGGAAGGTAGAaccaagctgaaggaagaacatgGGTAAAGGCATGACATGAAAAAGCTGAGCAGGGGGAAACTGAGAGAAGGCTGGAACCACCAGAGTGGAGAACACACACTGCTGTAAGAGAAATATAgagaaatataatagaaaagtaGGGAGAAACCAAATTGTGAAAGACAGCGTGCATTATGCTAAAAGGCAGTTGACATTTACTGATCTTTATTCAGGATAGTAGTGTTTTCAAATCTGTGATTAGAATGTGtgatttcagttgtttttctaaTAGTGGGTATAGATTTGGTAGATTTTCTATGGTTCCACTCACACTATCTCCTATTCTTCTTGTAACTAAAACATGTGTGCAACACTACTTGAGACATAACCCATTTCCCAAACTTAACATAACCTTAGCCATCAAAAGTTCTTCCTATCATGTTTTTCTCCAATGCACATCCCTTACCTCTTTTTAAGTGGGGAGGGCATGAAAGAGTCCTGATcatcattttaaacatttcacaTACCTAAGTAATAAAACTACcagttttcctttattattaactCTCTATATGTTCCTCAacctttctatttttatatttcaaactaCAAGCTGAGATACTCAGAAACTAAGTACATGATGACCAGAAAGACCAAATTCTTTGAGCTAGAATGACAATACAGTTACTACCTCCAAtctgtaagaaagaaaaacttgtttTGCTCACATACTTGATAATTTCTCCATATTCATCCcatttaattctttcttctggGGCAGGAAACATAGGATAAGACTTTTTAGCCTGTTTGAAGAAACTTCCTTTACGACTACCTTCACCTTTCATCATCAGGTCATGCTTAGTCTTATGAGCTGATGGCTGGTCAATATCTTCCTCAACGTCACTCTCATCACTGGAATCTATGTCTGCCCTAAGGGAGTTTGGGAAAAGATAAAGGTCATAAAGTCCCCAAAAgacttttaattaatatttataaaattattaatgaattaaCATTCACTATTAAttcaatgataatgataatattacTGGATTGATATTTCGTGACATAGAGCATTAACAGCCAGTTAGTAAATTAACGTTAGCACTGAAAGGATTTAGTATTCTAGCACCACTGGAAAGatgtaataaaagtaataaagtcaaaagaaaatttaaatattttcaattaaacgTTTTTGTCCAGAAATAAGTTATCAAATTACTTAGATAAACTTCTAATCTGTCTGAAAACAACTTACTCTTTTGACTGTTCAAGTTTTTTAGCAgcttctttctttagtttctctttttCCAAGTATTCTTCAAGTTCTTTCCCTTCAAGTTTCACACGTTTCCTCAACTACAGAAAAATAGCAGATGAAAGGAAATATCAATATTAGGGGGTTAAGGCAGTGGGGTGTGAGATACATCACATCTCTAAATTGATTCATCATCTTTAAACTAAATTTTCCTCTGAAATTATTTAAGTTTCCATTATGTGCAATTACAAATCCTATTTAGATTAGGACTAAAACTGAGCTGTCACATTTCCAGGATGGGTTTAATTTAAATCAAACTGGCTAAAAATCACCAATCAGgcaaagaaaatacagagaagtatttttataatttggtGTAGGTGAGACCTACACATGACATAAAACCCAAAAGAAAACGTGAATAAATATGGtgacagggaaaaaaatattctcacattttaaatctcatgaaatttaaagaaactgagaaaattatTTGCAGCATTATTTGACTATCAGAAGCCACTCTGTCCTAAGAGCTCTTCCAAATCAGTTAAGAAAAAGATCAAAAAAGGACAAAATGATATAcaagcaatttataaaataagaaaaataaacaatagccaaaaaagatatataactttactaatgatttttgaaaaaaatttaaatgtaacaccatcttttaatttatgaaattgGCAATGCTAATTACTAATGGGGAAAGGGTACTTTCATCTGCTCTGGGAAAATTAGTGCAACTATGTTAGAAGGCAGTTTGCCAACATCTAAAACTAAAAATGTGCTTGTCGTTTAACACAGcatttctacttctaggaatttatcctactgAAATGATCAcacaaacatgaagaaaaaaagtacatggcAGCAATGTGTGTAATAGTAAAAAACTGGACATAACTTTAAAATCCATCAACATGGAATGATTAAATCAGTAGTTCCCAAACTTTTTGATCTCTTTTAgactcttaaaaattactgagggcttccctggtggcgcagtggttgagaatctgcctgccaatgcaggggacacgggttcgagccctggtctgggaagatcccacatgccgcggagcaactaggtccgtgagccacaactaccgagcctgcgcgtctggagtctgtgctccacaacaagagaggccgccgcgatagtgagaggcgtGCACCcccatgaagagtggcccccgcttgctgcaactacagaaagcccttgcacagaaacaaagacccaacacagccaaaaaaaaaaaattctgagaacCTCAAATAATTTTTGGGTTTTGTgggttatatttattaatatttaccatatcagaaattaaaactgagagatttaaaaaatatttatctgttcattaaaaagtaataaaaccattcattacatgttaacattaaCATCATTTTTTACAAAAGATAATTATAGTttccaaagcaaaaaaaattagtaagatgtatggcattattttacatttctgcaaGTCTCTTTAATATCTAGCtcaatagaagacagctggattctcacatctgcttctgcattcaatctctTGCAATATATTGTTTTGGttaaagtatatgaagaaaatccagcctcacaCAGATGAATagttggaaaaaatttttaaatagcctTTTCATGAATATTCTTCTTTCATATTACATTAAAACTCAgaaagtggtagtttcttaaaggttagttgtaATGTGGAATCTGTAACCATACCGATAACTTTTATACTCTGTTACTAAAATTTACTGATTTATCTTACACTTTGACTGCATCTTTTATTTGTACATTATTTTGCAACTTCATGCAGTAGTTATTTGGAAAATACTAGTTCACTAAGTTACACAGATCTTACAAATattgacaatatttttaaaaatcacatttgcaAATATCACCACCAATCTCATCAGAAATGTCTTTTAAGTTATCAGTCTCACAGTGACGGGcgtaagttttccaaaattctaattttcacttgaaagttTCAATTTTATCAGATTGAGGCAAGAAATGCTGTCAATTGTTTTCCTTAGATCCACAAgcgcaattatttatttttgggaaaatatttgccaaatagcCAAGTCTGAATAACTATGTCATTACTTCAAGTAAAACCAgtgtttcagggaaaaaaaagtggcTAGTTTAACTCAACAACTCAAACAATTACACAAGTGGTTTTCTTCAGGACAAACATCATATTTCAGTATGCAACACAAGTGCTTTTGTATATTTCACATCTTGGCActcagattattaaaaaaaacctttttactAAAAGGATTTAATTAAGTTAGTAacttttactgcttcatcaaggacattcttaagtgaaactgaCTTTTTTGAACTACAAGTGTGTGGTAATGAAAAATGCAGTGATTAATACAGTTTGGTGCCACTGCCCTGATTTATGCTAAGGCACCAGCACTTTACCCACCATTGCTTTCACTCGTCAATATAAATGTAGACACAgtaaaaggcaaataacatcttaATATTATCATGAAAAACAGTCTGTGGACTCCATGAAAGCATCTCAGGTAGTCCCCAGGGGTCCTTACACCATACTTTTGGGAACCACTGGATTAAATAATCAAAGTACGTATACATAACATATcattaaagaattattaaaaagaattcattcacttattcaaaaaCAGTTGAAAATTTATTAATACCAAGTATTAAATACAGTAAATCTGTATCTACTTTCACTGTTCAAAAATATGTGGATAATTTggtcccatttcttttttaaaaaaagtcatatagATATTtgtatgtaaaaagaaaaagaaatctagaaCATATatgcttcaaaaatgtcaagtcatgacaactaaatgcaatgtgtaaTCCTGGCTGGGATTCCgaacaaaaaaggaaagggttgggcttccctggtggcgcagtgcttgagagtctgcttgccgatgcaggggacacgggttcgtggcccggtctgggaagatccgccacatgccgcggagcggctaggcccgtgagccatggccgctgagcctgagcgtccggagtctgtgctccgcaatgggaggggccacaacagtgagaggcccgcataccgcaaaaaaagaaaaaaaaaggaaaggataatTATAAAGGACATTGTTGGAGCATTCACCAAAAGTCAAGTGGAGTCAGTGGATGAAATGGTAGTATCATATCGGTgcttatttccttatttcaatGGATGTATTATACAACAGTTTTGCAAGAGAGTCCTTGTTTCTAGGTAATACACACTGCTGTGTTTAGAGGTAATGATGGAATACCTGCAGCTTACTTTCAAAAAAATATCTAATATTGTGTCTATATGTATAAAAAGAAGTCATAAGGCAAATCCAGTAAAATGTTGACAACTGGGAAATCTGGGCATactattttttataacttttctgttaacattgaaattattttaaaataaaaagcaacaaaaaaaattaaaccaaaatcaAGTGTTTCTACTATATAGGATGAAAGAGTGATTTACATGTTACACCTGGCATCCCACATTTGCTTACTCAGAAATAAGTTCAATTTAGAAAAGTGTCATTATTTTCCTGTAGTACACACTCTCAGCAATTTACATAGATCTCTATCTTAACCACAAATAAACTTTGACAGAACATTTACCTCATGATTTAGTTTATGCCTGTTGCTATAATAAATTTTACTCtccatcttatttttcatttaaggtaTCTAAAGTTAATGACTATATTCAAAAACAGATTTCTAGAATAGTCAACCCTAAGATGTTTTTCTCCCTAGTCCTTCACTGTATTACCTCCAAGTTATTCCTTTTTCCTAATCAAATTTACTCCAATTCATTAATCCTTATTCATTTACTGTTTTTGCTCTTCTTAAATGAGTAAGATTTGACTCTAGAGAATGATAAATGTAGATGAAAAAATACCATACATAGTAAACTCTTATCTAACATGATAAGAAATCTGGCTTATTGCCTATTCACCTATTTGGTCATTCATGAATTCAACCAACACATTTATTGAGGACCTTCAATGTACCAAGCACCGTTCTGGGTGCTAGGGATATAAAAAAACAAGATCCCTTTCTCATGGAACTTGTATTCTAGCTGGTAGTAGGAAAAGGAAGAcaacaaacaaaggaaaatatcagATAGTAATGGGAGCTAGGAAAAATAATGTGATGGGTTGGCAACTAACTGAGTAGTAGGCTGGTAGTCAGAGAAGCCCTACCTGAGGAGGTGACCTTTAAACTGAGACTTGAATGACAAGGAGTGACCAAGTGCAAAGCTGGGAAGAACATCAGAGGCAGGAGACCCTGATGCAGTGAAGCAGTGTTGAGCATAAAGACAATGGAATGAGATATGGTCAGCAAAGTGGGTGGAGATCAGATCAGTGGGATCTTGAAAGCCCAGGTAAGGAGTGTGAATTTTATTCAAAGAGTAGAAGGAAGCCACCTGAGGGTTTAAGCAAGGGAATGACATGAaatgctgaatttttaaaagatgccttTGGGAGTTGTTCAATGGGTACAGAActttttgcaagatgaaaagttctagagatctattgtacaccaatgttcatatagttaacactgctgtgcTGGACCCTTAAACATGGTTCAGatggtaaatttaatgttatgtggctttaccacaataaaatgagagacagagacagagtgaAAGGGAAAGATATGTCTTTGGCCGCTATGAGAAGAAAGGATTAAGGgagtataaaagtaaaaacagtgAAACCAATTAGAAAACCACTGCACAGTCCAAGCAACACCACTTAGCATGGGCTAGGATGATTGGgagtggagatggagaaaagtaGGCGGATTTAGGATATATCTGGAGGTTGAGTCAATAGGACTTGCTCCTGGATTAGATATGGGTAGTGAGAGAAAAGTAAggaactgaaaataaattttaataatctgTGCATTAGAAGCCTGGATAGTGGTTACCCTTGGAAGGATAGGGAAGATCAGAAAGGGGGTATCTGGGGTACTGGTAATagtctgtttcttgatctgggtatAAGCTAGACAGGTGTGTTCAATTTGGGAAAattcatcatgctgtacacttaCAATATGCAAACTTTTCAGTATATATTAcacttcaatgaacatttttaaaatttctgtatttgGGGCTTGAATAAATATGTGGAAAGCACTGCTAGTCCATGACATGAGGAAGACTCAGAGAAGAACAAGTTTGGGAGTAGAGGAGgaatagtaaaaattattttggatgtCACCAAGTAGAGGGGAAAGGTGATAgataatggagagaaaaagaataactaCAGAAGAAATACCCCTAACAAGGTGAGAGGGCAAAGAACCCTAgacttccaggcttccctggtggtgcagtggctgggagtccgcctgccaatgcaggggacacaggttcgagccctggtctgggaggatcccacatgccgcagagcaactatgcccatgcgccacaactaccaagcctgcgctctagagcccgcgagccacaactactgagcccatgcgccacaactgctgaagtccacgcgcctagagcctgtgccccgcaagagagaagccaccgcaatgagaagcccactcaccgcaacgaagagcagcccccgctcaccacaactagagaaagcctgtgcgcagcaatgaagacccaacacagccagaagaTGGAACAATGATGATTAGCAGAAGTGGTGAGGTTCATGAATTGAAAGTCCCAATGGGACCAAAGAATTGTTGGCATGAGAGTACTAGAGAAAGTCAGCTATGAGACCAGAGTGGGATGCTTGAGAGATCTGGAGATCATAACAAGGTTAAAGGTATAAGCATGGGAGTGGACAGCGTGATCATGGGAAGGGATGGCTGAGGTGGAGTGGAGGAAAAGATCATTAAGAAATAAGGTGTCAAGGAACTGAGAGGGCCAAAAACTGGATAAATCATACATATGGATGCTAAAGTCATCAAGAATAGAGTCCTGAGTATGAGTGGACTGGAAGACTGTGAACCAGGGTCTAAAGTCACCGATGAACAACAgaaaatgaccaagagatcagtgTCTGAAACAAGGAGGGGTCAGTGTATTTTCAAGTCTGATAGCATGAACtacagagggaagagaaatggctTGAAAGCTGCAACACAGAACAAGGATACCTACCCCGCCCAAAGTACACGAAGCATGAAAGAGAAGgctacaggaaaaagaaatcattagGAAATAGCCAGATTTCAATTACAGGAAGGATGTGAAAGGAATTTTTCAAAGAGCAAATAAGAATACAGCATATATGCATACTCTCTGGGTATGGTTCCAGAGGGTACCATGGAAGGGTTCAATACTGAGAGTTTCCAATTAAGGAGCTCTGAAATATGTGCTATTAAAGCTTCTCTACTGTTAGATAAAAATCCTGAAACAACTTCAAGTTTTATTTTGGGTCACTGTTATAAACATCTTGTATAATGTACCCCCCAAACAATTTTAAGATAAGGTTCATGgacttccatggcagtccagtggttaagactccatgcttccactgcaaggggcatgggttcaatccctggtcagggaactaagatttcacacgccacacagtgcggccaaaaaagaaaaacgatAAAGTTCAGATACAAGCACTTACctctatttctgtaattttttcagAAGGATTATCAATTAGGAAACGTGCTAAAGTCCCAGGAGTAGTTCTGTAAGTTAGAATGATCGAGTTTTTAGGGTCCTGGCACCACTGAATAAAGAGATCCCTTGAAAATCCACATTCTAGGTCGGGCTGGCTGGCAAGTACCACTTTAGGGCTAGGTACTCGAGCCAAGTCAGAAAGACCATGACA encodes:
- the CPSF2 gene encoding cleavage and polyadenylation specificity factor subunit 2; the encoded protein is MTSIIKLTTLSGVQEESALCYLLQVDEFRFLLDCGWDEHFSMDIIDSLRKHVHQIDAVLLSHPDPLHLGALPYAVGKLGLNCAIYATIPVYKMGQMFMYDLYQSRHNTEDFTLFTLDDVDAAFDKIQQLKFSQIVNLKGKGHGLSITPLPAGHMIGGTIWKIVKDGEEEIVYAVDFNHKREIHLNGCSLEMLSRPSLLITDSFNATYVQPRRKQRDEQLLTNVLETLRGDGNVLIAVDTAGRVLELAQLLDQIWRTKDAGLGVYSLALLNNVSYNVVEFSKSQVEWMSDKLMRCFEDKRNNPFQFRHLSLCHGLSDLARVPSPKVVLASQPDLECGFSRDLFIQWCQDPKNSIILTYRTTPGTLARFLIDNPSEKITEIELRKRVKLEGKELEEYLEKEKLKKEAAKKLEQSKEADIDSSDESDVEEDIDQPSAHKTKHDLMMKGEGSRKGSFFKQAKKSYPMFPAPEERIKWDEYGEIIKPEDFLVPELQATEEEKSKLESGLTNGDEPMDQDLSDVPTKCISTTESIEIKARVTYIDYEGRSDGDSIKKIINQMKPRQLIIVHGPPEASQDLAECCRGFGGKDIKVYMPKLHETVDATSETHIYQVRLKDSLVSSLQFCKAKDAELAWIDGVLDMRVSKVDTGVILEEGELKDDGEDSEMQVDAPSDSSVIAQQKAMKSLFGDDEKETGEESEIIPTLEPLPPHEVPGHQSVFMNEPRLSDFKQVLLREGIQAEFVGGVLVCNNQVAVRRTETGRIGLEGCLCQDFYRIRDLLYEQYAIV